One window of Coriobacteriia bacterium genomic DNA carries:
- a CDS encoding FAD-dependent oxidoreductase — MEKEITRRSFVGAAGAMGTAAVASTLLSAATAGATEAGSKAADAPAGTAAPADDLLYTASINPQDTTYRTADGELTTLFSPLTIGSMTINNRMVKSAAGSATYLAGLTDELFQYYVNFAKGGVELIWVEGEAPITPDPETGELSAEALEFGQRLVAACAEYGAHLGYQWAPFGTSVADDAMTVDQIHAIQASGVAIAKGLKEMGFEAIEMNAAGFNQGEQFLSRFYNTRTDEYGFATIENRARFVTEWIEQVKAEVGEDFNVQILINCIEDQDNLDNNATLMNLDNTLTAGRNKATTVEEGIALCKYFEAAGADSLHLRLGPLGNHPCQFGSDLYFILNGVEGATGYGTQYDFSKHWQGKLDGSHSGAGMLLDVVKQYKEALSIPCGTVTYMDPAHAPDFFEAALAEGKVDFLLMTRPLTVDPDYVNKLREGRIDEIAPCTRCLHCHIGSNEMNRQMGYCRVNALTQRVMTETGPATYELEPAATPKKVMVVGGGPAGMEAARIAAARGHDVTLYEKNGMLGGLLDFAAAVKGPHENLADLKAYLERQCELAGVNVVLNTEVTAELVASEAPDTLILACGGARVDLALPGTGPKVVAIEDFMFDGELGDNVVVYGSNAQAFDTALWLTVHKKHITMVTPSPVADLDMQQSMHAHRFMTTALYALGMQVYTSAEIKACSESTITVASADAGVEYVIACDSIVNAADMKRNAGLLDEVDVPEAYTIGDCFEPFNIAMAIRSGNDAGRGV, encoded by the coding sequence ATGGAGAAGGAGATCACCCGCCGCTCGTTCGTCGGCGCCGCCGGCGCGATGGGTACGGCCGCCGTCGCAAGCACGCTGCTCAGCGCCGCCACCGCCGGCGCGACCGAGGCTGGCTCGAAGGCCGCCGACGCGCCCGCCGGCACCGCGGCCCCCGCGGACGACCTGCTCTACACGGCGTCTATCAACCCGCAGGACACGACGTATCGCACGGCCGACGGCGAGCTCACGACGCTGTTCAGCCCGCTGACGATCGGCTCGATGACCATCAACAACCGCATGGTCAAGTCGGCCGCCGGCTCGGCCACCTACCTCGCCGGACTCACCGACGAGCTCTTCCAGTACTACGTCAACTTCGCCAAGGGCGGCGTCGAGCTCATCTGGGTCGAGGGCGAGGCTCCCATCACGCCCGACCCCGAGACAGGCGAGCTCTCAGCCGAGGCGCTCGAGTTCGGCCAGCGCCTCGTGGCCGCCTGCGCCGAGTACGGCGCGCACCTCGGCTACCAGTGGGCCCCGTTCGGCACCAGCGTGGCCGACGACGCCATGACCGTCGACCAAATCCACGCCATCCAGGCGTCGGGCGTCGCCATCGCCAAGGGCCTCAAGGAGATGGGCTTCGAGGCCATCGAGATGAACGCCGCCGGCTTCAACCAGGGCGAGCAGTTCCTCAGCCGCTTCTACAACACGCGTACCGACGAGTACGGCTTCGCGACGATCGAGAACCGCGCGCGCTTCGTCACCGAGTGGATCGAGCAGGTCAAGGCCGAGGTCGGCGAGGACTTCAACGTCCAGATCCTCATCAACTGCATCGAGGACCAGGACAACCTCGACAACAACGCCACGCTCATGAACCTCGACAACACGCTCACCGCCGGCCGCAACAAGGCGACGACCGTCGAAGAGGGCATCGCGCTGTGCAAGTACTTCGAGGCCGCCGGCGCCGACTCGCTCCACCTGCGCCTCGGCCCGCTCGGCAACCACCCGTGCCAGTTCGGCAGCGACCTGTACTTCATCCTGAACGGCGTCGAGGGCGCCACGGGTTACGGCACGCAGTACGACTTCTCCAAGCACTGGCAGGGCAAGCTCGACGGCTCCCACTCCGGCGCTGGCATGCTGCTCGACGTCGTGAAGCAGTACAAGGAGGCGCTCTCCATCCCCTGCGGCACCGTCACGTACATGGACCCGGCCCACGCGCCCGACTTCTTTGAGGCGGCGCTCGCCGAGGGCAAGGTCGACTTCCTGCTGATGACGCGCCCGCTGACCGTCGACCCCGACTACGTGAACAAGCTGCGCGAGGGCCGCATCGACGAGATCGCGCCCTGCACGCGCTGTCTGCACTGCCACATCGGCTCCAACGAGATGAACCGCCAGATGGGCTACTGCCGCGTCAACGCGCTCACCCAGCGCGTCATGACGGAGACGGGCCCGGCGACCTACGAGCTCGAACCCGCCGCGACCCCCAAGAAGGTCATGGTCGTCGGCGGCGGCCCCGCCGGTATGGAGGCGGCGCGCATCGCGGCGGCCCGCGGCCACGACGTCACGCTCTACGAGAAGAACGGCATGCTCGGCGGCCTGCTCGACTTCGCCGCTGCCGTGAAGGGCCCGCACGAGAACCTGGCCGACCTCAAGGCGTACCTCGAGCGCCAGTGCGAGCTCGCCGGCGTGAACGTCGTGCTCAACACCGAGGTCACCGCCGAGCTCGTCGCCTCCGAGGCCCCCGACACGCTCATTCTGGCCTGCGGCGGCGCGCGCGTCGACCTGGCTCTGCCGGGGACGGGCCCCAAGGTCGTCGCCATCGAGGACTTCATGTTCGACGGCGAGCTGGGCGACAACGTCGTCGTGTACGGTTCCAACGCGCAGGCGTTCGACACGGCGCTGTGGCTGACCGTGCACAAGAAGCACATCACGATGGTCACGCCGAGCCCGGTCGCGGACCTGGACATGCAGCAGTCCATGCACGCGCACCGCTTCATGACGACGGCGCTGTACGCGCTGGGCATGCAGGTCTACACGAGCGCCGAGATCAAGGCGTGCAGCGAGAGCACCATCACCGTGGCCTCGGCCGACGCCGGCGTCGAGTACGTGATCGCCTGCGACAGCATCGTGAACGCGGCCGACATGAAGCGCAACGCGGGCCTGCTCGACGAGGTTGACGTGCCCGAGGCGTACACCATCGGCGACTGCTTCGAGCCCTTCAACATCGCGATGGCCATCCGCAGCGGCAACGACGCGGGTCGCGGGGTGTAA
- a CDS encoding FAD-dependent oxidoreductase: MTTANHATELTRRDLVKFGGVACLVAGACGATASTARAGEPAAAGFIVGTADINFTKEADVLIIGTGVAGLSAAMEPALAGKKIILAEKKGAFGGDSNASCWFMFGSGTKRQLAAGLTTTIDDAWAAAAEKQSAMYEYEWWPEWAKGKYYATTEWYDCAEENFGCEFADPCTEEELPRLGSAVILPAKGIASGYEYVMSPISAKLEEMGCEFAYDLKATSLIKDAPDGAVIGCRFTNVEDGSVVDIKAAATVIATGCFIDNGEMMNAYLPDWAHYGTLVNGSSMGEGHLLAAAAGAKLVGMDSSIANHYANLMGDLPNATTWGYWTPLVLVLPNGKRFIQEGQSHDAGQACVDAGYREWWVMFDQRAFDNRSIAASVANNVSIHEDVYRTADTIEEMATLMDVPVDALVSTFAEYDGYVDAGEDKAFGKTSWLEKLEPPYHALKLNVMRYKTSGGLMCGPNNLVLDVNDAEIPGLYACGAVTLPAQASVSGCAATGYFTGKSIAQA; encoded by the coding sequence ATGACCACTGCGAATCACGCCACGGAGCTCACGCGCCGTGACCTCGTTAAGTTCGGCGGGGTCGCCTGCCTCGTCGCCGGCGCGTGCGGCGCCACCGCCTCGACGGCGCGCGCAGGGGAGCCCGCCGCAGCTGGCTTCATCGTGGGCACGGCCGACATCAACTTCACGAAGGAGGCCGACGTCCTCATCATCGGCACGGGCGTCGCGGGCCTCTCCGCTGCCATGGAGCCCGCGCTGGCTGGCAAGAAGATCATCCTTGCCGAGAAGAAGGGCGCATTCGGCGGCGACTCGAACGCCTCGTGCTGGTTCATGTTCGGCTCGGGTACGAAGCGCCAGCTGGCCGCTGGCCTGACGACGACCATCGACGACGCCTGGGCCGCCGCTGCCGAGAAGCAGTCCGCTATGTACGAGTACGAGTGGTGGCCTGAGTGGGCCAAGGGCAAGTACTACGCTACGACCGAGTGGTACGACTGCGCCGAGGAGAACTTCGGCTGCGAGTTCGCCGACCCCTGCACCGAGGAGGAGCTGCCGCGCCTGGGCAGCGCCGTCATCCTGCCGGCCAAGGGCATCGCGAGCGGCTACGAGTACGTCATGTCCCCCATCTCCGCCAAGCTCGAGGAGATGGGCTGCGAGTTCGCCTACGACCTCAAGGCGACGTCGCTCATCAAGGACGCCCCCGACGGCGCGGTCATCGGCTGCCGCTTCACGAATGTCGAGGACGGCTCCGTCGTCGACATCAAGGCGGCCGCGACGGTCATCGCCACGGGCTGCTTCATCGACAACGGCGAGATGATGAACGCCTATCTGCCTGACTGGGCGCACTACGGCACGCTTGTCAATGGCAGCAGCATGGGCGAGGGACACTTGCTCGCCGCAGCGGCCGGCGCCAAGCTCGTTGGCATGGATTCCTCCATCGCCAACCACTACGCCAACCTGATGGGCGACCTGCCCAACGCCACGACGTGGGGCTACTGGACGCCGCTCGTGCTCGTGCTGCCCAACGGCAAGCGCTTCATCCAGGAGGGCCAGAGCCACGACGCCGGCCAGGCCTGCGTCGACGCCGGCTACCGCGAGTGGTGGGTCATGTTCGACCAGCGCGCGTTCGACAACCGCAGCATCGCCGCGTCCGTTGCCAACAACGTGTCGATCCACGAGGACGTCTACCGCACGGCCGACACCATCGAGGAGATGGCGACGCTCATGGACGTGCCGGTCGACGCGCTGGTGAGCACGTTTGCCGAGTATGACGGCTATGTCGACGCCGGCGAGGACAAGGCGTTCGGCAAGACGTCGTGGCTCGAGAAGCTGGAGCCGCCGTATCACGCGCTCAAGCTCAACGTCATGCGCTACAAGACGTCGGGCGGCCTGATGTGCGGCCCGAACAACCTGGTGCTCGACGTGAACGATGCCGAGATCCCGGGCCTGTATGCGTGCGGCGCCGTGACGCTGCCCGCTCAGGCGTCCGTCTCTGGCTGCGCTGCGACTGGCTACTTCACCGGCAAGAGCATCGCTCAGGCGTAA
- a CDS encoding nitroreductase family protein produces MSELEFSSDGASPVAGPVFEAIDGRSSTRAFAGQATDEQRAAVLHAALRAPTAGNMTLYSIIDVVDPAQRERVTKLCYDQRFMMDASLMLVFVCDYERILDLFDYMGLWDEEGAPERRAPGYGEFMLAVQDAMCAAENAVIAAEALGMGSCYIGNVLDHAEEMAEVFGLPPHTVPLSLLVIGPKAKLRAQTPHMQTGVVMRDRYCRADVATMEAQIEEMDAKLAAHSSQGNSGARVRRNFRVKYATEDQDQMNASGQVWLDRWVASEPPRDLRRG; encoded by the coding sequence ATGAGCGAGCTTGAGTTCTCCAGCGACGGCGCCTCCCCGGTGGCAGGTCCCGTCTTCGAGGCCATCGACGGGCGCTCCTCGACGCGCGCCTTCGCCGGCCAGGCGACCGACGAGCAACGCGCCGCCGTGCTGCATGCGGCCCTGCGCGCCCCGACGGCCGGCAACATGACACTGTACTCCATCATCGACGTCGTGGACCCCGCGCAGCGCGAGCGCGTGACGAAGCTGTGCTACGACCAGCGCTTCATGATGGACGCGAGCCTGATGCTCGTGTTCGTCTGCGACTACGAGCGGATTCTCGACCTGTTCGACTACATGGGGCTGTGGGACGAGGAAGGTGCCCCGGAGCGCCGCGCCCCGGGCTACGGCGAGTTCATGCTGGCGGTTCAGGACGCCATGTGCGCCGCCGAGAACGCCGTCATCGCGGCTGAGGCGCTGGGAATGGGGTCGTGCTACATCGGCAACGTGCTCGACCACGCCGAGGAGATGGCGGAGGTCTTCGGGCTGCCCCCGCACACGGTGCCGCTCTCGCTGCTGGTCATCGGCCCCAAGGCAAAGCTGCGGGCCCAGACGCCGCACATGCAGACCGGTGTGGTCATGCGCGACCGGTACTGCCGGGCGGACGTCGCGACGATGGAGGCCCAAATCGAGGAGATGGACGCCAAGCTCGCGGCGCATTCGTCGCAGGGCAACTCCGGGGCGCGCGTGCGGCGCAACTTCCGCGTGAAGTACGCGACGGAGGACCAGGACCAGATGAACGCGTCGGGCCAGGTCTGGCTCGACCGCTGGGTTGCTTCCGAGCCCCCACGCGACCTGCGGCGCGGGTAG
- a CDS encoding ABC transporter substrate-binding protein yields MASRQVGRSFSTTPQGISPAGGASAPCGLGRRQFLGGAAVAGALLAGLPQMPGVAVPSVAGAAEPAPVKGGILYREITNPVAIDPFNVSENQGTAVTNLLFDALTMYDYEAGELKGLAAESWEGNEDATSFTFHLRPGMTFHNGDPVVARDFVRAWNRLCSPNTNPDSPSTVSYNISMVAGYEDAVKGDGELDLECPDDLTLVVNLAQPFADFPYVASMQCLSPVPAVAMDDFDAFFKAPIGNGPFQMDGEWVDSQYINLKRFDGYWGDAPLIDGVNFVIFKDVTAAYMEYQGGTIDITNIPSGQYNQLISSVGEAPDGYTANPGEQCILGETVATYYLVLNCEDETLSDARVRRAISCAINRQSICDTVWMGTRRPAQGFVPPVVHGQEKCAWDECAYDPDKAAELLDEAGHPAGDDGKRGISLKLSFNAGSGHEDVMQMIQSDLQAVGIEAQLDGMEWAAYLDQMGSGSIQAGRMTWGGSYPTLDAYYYPVFYSTSESNYSQYHNEDVDAQIDAARQVVDDAERVDAYAQANALIAADMPVVPIAYYCLSYVASGRAHDLYIAPDDTSKLTKVWLDA; encoded by the coding sequence ATGGCATCACGGCAGGTGGGACGCTCCTTCTCGACCACTCCTCAGGGGATTTCGCCTGCGGGCGGGGCATCCGCCCCCTGCGGTCTGGGCAGGCGCCAGTTCCTAGGCGGCGCGGCTGTCGCGGGTGCCCTGCTGGCCGGCCTCCCGCAGATGCCGGGCGTTGCCGTTCCCTCGGTTGCCGGCGCCGCCGAGCCTGCGCCGGTGAAGGGCGGCATTCTGTATCGCGAGATCACGAACCCTGTCGCCATCGACCCGTTCAACGTGAGCGAGAACCAGGGCACGGCGGTCACGAACCTGCTGTTCGACGCGCTGACGATGTACGACTACGAGGCCGGCGAGCTCAAGGGCCTCGCCGCCGAGAGCTGGGAGGGCAACGAGGACGCCACGAGTTTCACGTTCCACCTGCGCCCCGGCATGACGTTCCACAACGGGGACCCCGTGGTCGCCCGGGACTTCGTGCGTGCCTGGAACCGCCTCTGCAGCCCGAACACCAACCCGGACAGCCCCTCGACGGTCTCCTACAACATCTCGATGGTCGCCGGCTACGAGGACGCGGTCAAGGGCGACGGCGAGCTCGACCTGGAGTGCCCCGACGACCTGACGCTTGTCGTCAACTTGGCGCAGCCCTTCGCGGACTTCCCCTACGTCGCCTCCATGCAGTGCCTCTCGCCGGTGCCCGCGGTTGCCATGGATGACTTCGACGCGTTCTTCAAGGCGCCCATCGGCAACGGGCCGTTCCAGATGGACGGCGAGTGGGTTGACAGCCAGTACATCAACCTCAAGCGCTTCGACGGCTACTGGGGAGACGCGCCGCTGATCGACGGCGTCAACTTCGTCATCTTCAAAGACGTCACCGCCGCCTACATGGAGTATCAGGGCGGCACCATTGACATCACGAACATCCCGTCGGGGCAGTACAACCAGCTGATCTCGTCGGTCGGCGAGGCGCCGGACGGCTACACGGCCAACCCGGGCGAGCAGTGCATCCTGGGCGAGACGGTCGCCACGTACTACCTCGTCCTCAACTGCGAGGATGAGACCCTGTCCGACGCTCGCGTGCGCCGCGCTATTTCGTGCGCCATCAACCGGCAGTCCATCTGCGACACCGTGTGGATGGGGACGCGCCGGCCGGCCCAGGGCTTCGTGCCGCCGGTCGTCCACGGGCAGGAGAAGTGCGCGTGGGACGAGTGCGCCTACGACCCCGACAAGGCCGCCGAGCTGCTCGACGAGGCCGGCCACCCGGCGGGGGACGACGGCAAGCGCGGCATCTCACTGAAGCTGTCGTTCAACGCGGGTAGCGGGCATGAGGACGTCATGCAGATGATTCAGTCCGACCTGCAGGCCGTGGGCATCGAGGCCCAGCTGGACGGCATGGAGTGGGCGGCCTACCTCGACCAGATGGGCTCGGGCTCCATCCAGGCGGGCCGCATGACGTGGGGCGGCAGCTACCCGACGCTCGACGCATACTACTACCCGGTGTTTTACTCGACGTCTGAGAGCAACTACTCGCAGTACCACAACGAGGACGTCGACGCCCAGATCGACGCGGCGCGCCAGGTCGTGGACGACGCCGAGCGCGTCGACGCGTATGCGCAGGCAAACGCCTTGATCGCTGCTGACATGCCCGTCGTGCCGATCGCGTATTACTGCTTGAGCTACGTGGCGTCGGGGCGGGCGCACGACCTGTACATCGCGCCGGACGACACGTCGAAGCTTACGAAGGTGTGGCTCGACGCGTAG